A window of Fragaria vesca subsp. vesca linkage group LG7, FraVesHawaii_1.0, whole genome shotgun sequence contains these coding sequences:
- the LOC101299328 gene encoding uncharacterized protein LOC101299328, with protein sequence MAIAEAGRTAESLPKDLAAAVEAGRVPGLIVKRFFELEKSPIFRWLLQFDGFKERLLADDLFLTKVGIECGVGIFTKTAAELERRREKFTKELDFVFADVVMAIIADFMLVWLPAPTVSLRKPLVVSAGRVAKFFYGCPDNAFQVALSGTSYSLLQRIGAILRNGAKLFVVGTGASLVGTGVTNALIAARKALDKSFAGEAEDVPILSTSAAYGVYMAVSSNLRYQVLAGIIEQRILEPLLHQHKLALSAICFAVRTGNTFLGSLMWVDYARWIGIQ encoded by the exons ATGGCGATAGCGGAGGCGGGAAGGACGGCGGAGAGTCTGCCGAAGGACTTGGCGGCGGCGGTGGAGGCGGGCCGGGTGCCCGGGTTGATTGTGAAGAGGTTCTTTGAGCTGGAGAAGTCGCCCATCTTCAGGTGGCTGCTTCAGTTTGATGGATTCAAGGAGCGGTTGCTCGCCGACGATTTGTTCTTGACCAAAGTTGGCATCGAGTGCGGTGTCGGAATTTTCACCAAG ACTGCTGCAGAGTTGGAGCGCCGCAGAGAGAAATTTACCAAGGAGCTGGATTTTGTGTTTGCCGATGTG GTGATGGCCATTATAGCTGATTTCATGCTTGTCTGGCTTCCTGCTCCTACTGTTTCGCTTCGAAAACCTCTTGTTGTTAGTGCTGGGCGTGTTGCCAAGTTCTTCTATGGCTGCCCTGACAATGCATTCCAG GTAGCTTTGTCCGGAACATCTTACTCACTCTTGCAGAGAATAGGCGCAATATTG AGAAATGGAGCAAAATTATTCGTGGTTGGGACTGGTGCATCTCTG GTTGGTACAGGTGTCACAAATGCATTGATTGCTGCAAGAAAAGCTTTGGACAAATCCTTTGCTGGTGAAGCGGAAGATGTTCCCATATTATCAACTAGTGCAGCCTATGGAGTTTATATGGCAGTTTCTAGCAATCTAAG GTACCAAGTTCTCGCTGGAATAATTGAACAACGTATTCTAGAACCCTTGCTACACCAACACAAGCTTGCACTGAGTGCAATTTGCTTTGCTGTTCGAACTGGAAACACATTTTTGGGGTCCTTGAT GTGGGTTGATTATGCACGCTGGATTGGAATTCAATAG
- the LOC101299615 gene encoding methyltransferase-like protein 13-like, whose protein sequence is MMRDVSSCNTYDYGDANYWDARYVQEGDSLFDWYQRYSALRPFIRNFIPDTSSPVLVVGCGNAVMSEDMAKDGYQDIMNIDISSVAINLMKTRNQHIPQLKYKQMDVRDMSFFPDESFDGIVDKGTLDSLMCGNDAPISAAQMLGEVNRLLKPGGVYILITYGDPKVRMPHLSRPVYDWNTVLYIQPRPGFQRPEGCSSSKKSYLEPVPVTQNGSLPAEFVMEDPYSHFIYVCKKKDATELLALYRLRLDDL, encoded by the exons ATGATGAGGGACGTATCGAGCTGCAACACGTACGATTACGGAGACGCCAATTACTGGGACGCCCGTTACGTCCAAGAAGGCGACTCCTTATTCGACTGGTACCAACGCTACTCTGCTCTCCGCCCTTTTATCCGCAACTTCATCCCCGACACCTCCTCCCCTGTTCTCGTCGTCGGCTGCGGCAATGCCG TGATGTCCGAGGACATGGCCAAGGATGGATATCAAGACATTATGAACATTGACATCTCTTCTGTGGCTATCAACCTCATGAAAACCCGAAACCAGCACATTCCTCAGTTGAAAT ACAAGCAAATGGATGTGAGGGATATGAGCTTCTTCCCAGATGAGTCCTTCGACGGTATCGTTGATAAAG GAACCCTTGATTCATTGATG TGTGGCAATGATGCTCCGATTAGTGCTGCCCAAATGCTAGGGGAAGTGAATAG GCTTCTCAAACCTGGAGGGGTCTATATTTTG ATAACTTATGGTGACCCTAAAGTTAGAATGCCTCATTTGAGTCGGCCGGTGTACGATTGGAACACCGTTCTGTATATCCAAC CCAGACCTGGATTCCAGAGGCCTGAAGGCTGCAGTTCCTCAAAAAAGTCATATTTGGAACCTGTTCCTGTCACTCAAAATGGATCCCTTCCAGCTGAATTTGTGATGGAAGATCCATATTCCCACTTCATATACGTGTGTAAAAAGAAGGATGCCACGGAATTACTTGCATTATATAGATTGAGACTTGATGATTTGTAG